The Erythrobacter insulae genome window below encodes:
- a CDS encoding acyl carrier protein — protein MSDTADRVQKIVVEHLGVEGDKVTQEASFIDDLGADSLDIVELVMAFEEEFGVEIPDDAAEKISTVGDATKFIEEHKG, from the coding sequence ATGAGCGATACTGCCGACCGCGTGCAGAAAATTGTTGTCGAGCACCTTGGTGTCGAAGGCGATAAAGTAACTCAAGAAGCTAGCTTCATTGATGATCTGGGCGCTGACAGCCTCGACATCGTTGAATTGGTTATGGCTTTCGAAGAAGAGTTTGGTGTTGAAATCCCCGACGATGCAGCTGAGAAAATCAGCACAGTCGGCGATGCGACCAAATTCATCGAAGAGCACAAGGGCTAA
- a CDS encoding PA2169 family four-helix-bundle protein produces the protein MSQNIETLKTLTQITYDSVEGYRTAAEKSGSSAMKKAFEQRANMRSQTLAKLNNGLLMHKEKPIASVSLSGSVHQTFLKITEAVSNGDKAVIDRVDEGEEFIAENFRRVLNDDEVKDMDLSIRTLIQDTYGEISKGERFANMLEAQFA, from the coding sequence ATGTCCCAGAATATTGAAACACTCAAAACACTGACCCAGATCACATACGATTCAGTCGAAGGTTACCGCACAGCAGCGGAAAAATCCGGCAGTTCAGCCATGAAAAAGGCGTTCGAACAGCGCGCAAACATGCGCAGTCAGACATTGGCCAAATTGAACAACGGCCTGCTGATGCATAAGGAAAAACCAATCGCCAGCGTCAGCCTGAGCGGATCGGTCCACCAGACATTCCTGAAAATTACCGAGGCAGTCTCAAACGGCGATAAAGCCGTGATTGATCGCGTCGATGAAGGCGAAGAGTTTATCGCCGAGAACTTTCGCAGGGTGCTGAATGATGACGAGGTGAAGGACATGGACTTGTCCATCCGCACCCTGATCCAGGACACCTATGGCGAAATCAGCAAGGGCGAACGTTTCGCCAACATGCTGGAGGCACAATTTGCGTAA